From BD1-7 clade bacterium, one genomic window encodes:
- the prfA gene encoding Peptide chain release factor RF1: MKESIRIKLETLADRYDEVGHLLGDAEIISDQDKFRGLSKEYAELEPVAQAFARYLQTLADIDEAQVLLDDDDPDMRDMGKDELAAAESEKASMEVELQHLLIPTDPNDSHNVYLEIRAGTGGDEAAIFSGDLFRMYSRYAENQGWKVEVVSAREGEHGGYKEVISRVAGADVYASLKFESGAHRVQRVPETESQGRIHTSACTVAVMAEPDSVDAVEINKADLRIDTYRASGAGGQHVNKTDSAIRITHIPSGLVVECQDERSQHKNRARAMSLLQARLMQGAEDEAAKAQADERKSLVGSGDRSERIRTYNYPQGRVTDHRINLTLYKLDEIMQGDMSVVVDPLRREYQADQLAAMSADD; encoded by the coding sequence ATGAAAGAGTCGATACGTATAAAACTCGAGACCCTAGCTGACCGCTACGATGAAGTCGGTCATTTGCTGGGCGATGCCGAGATCATCAGCGATCAGGATAAGTTTCGCGGCCTGTCGAAAGAATACGCTGAGTTAGAGCCGGTGGCTCAGGCCTTTGCTCGTTACTTACAAACCCTGGCGGACATTGATGAGGCGCAGGTACTTTTAGACGATGATGATCCGGATATGCGCGATATGGGCAAGGATGAACTTGCAGCTGCCGAGTCTGAAAAAGCGTCAATGGAAGTTGAGTTGCAGCATTTGCTGATTCCGACCGACCCCAACGATAGCCACAACGTGTATCTGGAAATTCGCGCTGGAACCGGCGGTGATGAGGCCGCGATATTCTCTGGTGACCTGTTCCGTATGTATTCTCGGTATGCAGAAAATCAGGGATGGAAAGTTGAAGTCGTTAGCGCTCGCGAAGGTGAGCACGGCGGTTATAAAGAAGTGATTAGCCGCGTCGCAGGTGCGGATGTTTACGCCAGTTTGAAATTTGAATCTGGGGCGCATCGCGTTCAACGTGTACCGGAAACTGAATCTCAAGGCCGGATTCATACATCCGCCTGTACCGTCGCGGTCATGGCCGAGCCGGACTCGGTCGATGCCGTTGAAATCAACAAGGCAGACCTGCGCATTGATACCTATCGAGCATCGGGTGCGGGTGGTCAGCACGTTAACAAAACCGATTCGGCTATTCGTATTACCCATATTCCATCAGGGCTTGTTGTGGAATGTCAGGATGAACGATCACAGCATAAAAACCGTGCTCGGGCGATGTCGCTCTTGCAAGCTCGATTGATGCAAGGTGCTGAAGACGAAGCCGCCAAGGCGCAGGCCGATGAACGAAAGAGCCTGGTTGGTTCCGGTGATCGCTCAGAACGCATCCGTACCTACAATTATCCACAGGGGCGAGTGACTGATCATCGAATCAATCTGACGCTCTACAAATTGGATGAAATTATGCAGGGTGATATGTCCGTGGTGGTTGACCCCTTGCGGCGGGAATATCAGGCAGATCAGTTGGCGGCCATGTCGGCTGATGATTGA
- the prmC_1 gene encoding Release factor glutamine methyltransferase, with product MALPLIREWQAHASEQLVRAGVDDSPELDASLLLQHVLDCNASYLMAWSDKSLTDAQIHSLAPLLQRRCQGEPVAYLLGYQGFWTLDLKVSSATLIXRADTEHLVEQVLACYSPNDALRVLDLGTGTGAIALALKSECPRWDVWMADLSADALAIACMNATELRVPVRAFQGSWLDAIAPQSLDVIVSNPPYIRDDDPHLRSLQYEPHSALVAEGRGLADIRQLVAGAQRCLHAGGRLFIEHGYDQADDVNEIFVSAGFSDVRCDKDYGNNDRFTWGYWPGEC from the coding sequence ATGGCATTGCCTTTAATCCGCGAATGGCAGGCACATGCATCTGAACAACTAGTGCGTGCCGGGGTTGATGATTCCCCGGAATTGGATGCCAGTTTGTTGTTGCAGCACGTACTCGATTGCAATGCCAGTTACCTGATGGCATGGTCTGATAAATCACTCACGGATGCTCAAATCCATTCGCTGGCCCCATTGCTTCAACGGCGATGTCAGGGCGAGCCGGTCGCCTATCTTCTGGGCTACCAAGGTTTCTGGACGCTGGATCTCAAAGTGTCCTCCGCAACGTTAATTNCACGCGCAGATACTGAGCATTTGGTTGAACAGGTGCTGGCGTGTTATTCCCCGAATGATGCTTTGCGTGTTCTTGATCTTGGCACCGGTACGGGGGCGATAGCCTTAGCCCTGAAAAGCGAGTGCCCGCGCTGGGATGTATGGATGGCAGACCTGAGCGCTGATGCGCTCGCGATTGCTTGTATGAATGCTACTGAGTTGCGAGTACCTGTTCGCGCATTCCAAGGCAGTTGGCTGGATGCGATCGCGCCGCAAAGTCTGGATGTGATTGTCAGCAATCCGCCTTATATCCGAGATGATGACCCTCATTTACGTTCTCTGCAGTACGAACCGCATTCTGCACTGGTTGCTGAAGGGCGCGGGCTTGCTGATATTCGCCAGTTGGTCGCGGGCGCGCAACGCTGCTTGCACGCCGGTGGCCGTTTGTTTATTGAGCACGGTTATGATCAAGCCGATGATGTGAACGAGATATTTGTGTCTGCAGGTTTTAGCGATGTACGGTGCGATAAGGACTACGGCAATAACGACCGATTTACTTGGGGTTATTGGCCCGGTGAATGTTAG
- the moeB gene encoding Molybdopterin-synthase adenylyltransferase yields the protein MNDEQLLRYSRHIMLNGFDIEGQEALLNASVMIVGAGGLGCPAAMYLASAGVGRLVLVDHDHVDATNLQRQIGHGDDQVGRDKVDSLAMTLKSLNPDIDLVCLAERLTGDLATHWIPQVDVVLDCSDNFATRFLVNRIAWQAGVPLVSAAAVRAEGQLAVFDPRNAESPCYRCLYSEDAGDGAPNCSENGVLAPLVGIFGSMQALEAIKLISDYGQVTPGQLLVGDLFSFQWRQLRLSRDPDCPVCGKC from the coding sequence ATGAATGACGAGCAGTTACTGCGTTACAGTCGACATATCATGCTGAATGGCTTTGATATTGAAGGTCAGGAAGCCCTGCTGAATGCCTCGGTTATGATCGTTGGTGCGGGTGGTTTAGGGTGTCCGGCTGCAATGTATTTGGCTAGCGCTGGTGTGGGGCGGTTGGTGCTGGTTGACCATGACCATGTGGATGCAACTAATCTGCAGCGTCAGATTGGTCATGGTGATGATCAGGTTGGCAGGGACAAGGTCGACTCGTTGGCGATGACGTTAAAATCGTTGAATCCGGATATAGATCTGGTTTGCCTTGCCGAACGTTTAACCGGTGACTTGGCGACACATTGGATTCCGCAGGTGGATGTCGTACTGGATTGTTCAGACAATTTTGCCACCCGTTTTCTAGTTAATCGGATTGCTTGGCAAGCCGGCGTGCCGTTGGTCAGTGCCGCTGCCGTGAGAGCAGAAGGGCAGCTAGCTGTGTTCGATCCAAGAAATGCTGAGAGCCCGTGTTATCGTTGCCTATACAGTGAAGATGCAGGCGATGGAGCTCCGAATTGCTCTGAAAACGGTGTGCTCGCACCGTTGGTTGGAATCTTTGGCAGCATGCAGGCACTTGAAGCCATTAAGTTAATCAGCGATTACGGTCAGGTAACGCCTGGGCAATTGCTGGTAGGCGACTTGTTTTCGTTTCAGTGGCGTCAGCTGCGCCTGAGTCGCGACCCGGATTGCCCGGTCTGTGGCAAGTGTTGA
- the catD gene encoding Putative oxidoreductase CatD: MLDAIRNAYIQFLRCLKPLDGVAPLLLRLYLAPIFIQGGYNKFIAFDGTVEWFGNPDWGLGLPFPEFLVVLAAGSELVGGICLIPGIAVRLFSIPLMVTMVVAIFTVHLPNGWLAISDASSWLANERVMEAVDKKQRIVEILQQNGNYDWLTSSGPITILNNGVEFGATYLLMLLVLLFTGGGRYTSIDYWFRIRSEDN; encoded by the coding sequence ATGCTGGATGCAATACGGAATGCCTATATACAGTTTTTACGTTGCCTGAAACCTCTCGATGGCGTGGCCCCTCTGCTGCTGCGTTTGTACCTTGCGCCGATTTTCATCCAAGGCGGCTATAACAAATTTATTGCGTTTGACGGAACCGTTGAATGGTTTGGAAACCCGGATTGGGGTTTAGGCCTGCCATTTCCAGAATTTCTGGTTGTGTTGGCAGCAGGTTCAGAGCTAGTCGGTGGGATTTGTCTGATCCCGGGTATTGCGGTTCGCCTCTTTTCGATTCCTTTGATGGTTACCATGGTTGTGGCGATTTTTACGGTGCATTTGCCAAACGGTTGGTTAGCCATCTCTGATGCAAGCAGTTGGTTGGCCAATGAGCGTGTGATGGAAGCAGTGGATAAGAAGCAGCGGATTGTTGAAATACTGCAACAAAACGGCAATTACGATTGGCTGACGTCCAGTGGCCCGATTACGATTCTCAATAATGGGGTGGAGTTTGGCGCAACGTATCTATTGATGTTGTTGGTTCTGCTATTCACTGGTGGCGGCCGTTATACGAGTATTGATTATTGGTTCAGAATTCGCAGCGAAGATAACTAA
- the cysZ gene encoding Sulfate transporter CysZ — MNQQPLHPPFLMLLDGLKLVTRPGLRRYVMIPLAINLIIFASMFSWGIDLIGQWQQDISAWLPSWLSWASYILWPVYALAFWLFLSYGFITLTNIIASPFNALLSEKVEGLMGYPTNDVSGLKAFMAMVPKAVMREIQKFVASLKWLVLMIVLLFIPGLNILTILISGWLMAIQYLDYPADNHEVPFKRLLNTMGKDRFPAWGFGLSISLVSMIPLANLVIVPAAICGATCLWHEKYHIPAKAD, encoded by the coding sequence ATGAACCAACAACCACTTCATCCACCATTTCTGATGCTATTGGATGGCCTCAAGCTCGTCACACGACCAGGCTTGCGGCGCTATGTGATGATTCCACTGGCGATAAACCTAATCATTTTTGCATCCATGTTTAGCTGGGGCATAGATCTTATTGGTCAGTGGCAACAGGATATTTCAGCCTGGCTGCCAAGTTGGCTTAGCTGGGCAAGCTATATTCTCTGGCCCGTTTACGCCTTGGCCTTCTGGCTGTTTCTTTCATACGGTTTTATTACATTGACCAATATTATCGCCTCCCCCTTCAACGCATTGCTATCGGAGAAGGTTGAGGGGCTAATGGGCTATCCGACCAATGATGTCTCTGGGTTGAAGGCATTCATGGCAATGGTGCCGAAAGCCGTTATGCGAGAAATCCAAAAGTTTGTGGCCAGTCTCAAATGGCTAGTATTAATGATTGTGCTGTTGTTTATACCCGGCCTCAATATACTGACGATACTCATCAGTGGCTGGCTGATGGCCATTCAATATTTGGATTATCCGGCCGATAACCATGAAGTGCCTTTTAAACGATTGCTCAACACCATGGGCAAAGATCGATTCCCAGCCTGGGGTTTTGGCCTTTCTATCAGCTTAGTGAGCATGATTCCGCTAGCGAACCTAGTTATTGTTCCCGCTGCAATCTGTGGTGCAACTTGCCTATGGCACGAGAAATACCATATCCCGGCCAAAGCTGACTGA
- a CDS encoding putative signaling protein: MLLDRCLHPSLTDDSDTLYKARVLVSILWIYIAIISAVDIWLSISEQISQTGRYFALSICISMQVGFLISLWLLRFKAWFLAAAHLMVGATAFGIAAGVAVSGGPMMAPATPMNILPIIMAFVLINKRAGLLWTQIILTLHIGFIIASTQGFAFPQLLSERSLPMQHLSHWLIIYSAMIGLMFVYDSLNSRLKAERDAERQKFRHLASHDPLTNLANRLQFDDNLEQSLHRSDRHKNMTALLFIDLDGFKPINDSLGHDAGDVVLKTISQRLQKNLRGMDTVARLGGDEFGVILEDITDITNLNDIACKLLEIIAQPIKELPEQPAVSGSIGISLYPAHTRQKTTLIKYADTAMYAAKRDKNRWCLFLPEMVDDTFLQE, from the coding sequence ATGTTGCTAGACCGCTGCCTGCACCCCAGTCTCACCGATGACAGTGACACGCTATATAAAGCACGTGTACTCGTCTCGATTCTATGGATCTACATTGCCATTATCTCGGCCGTAGATATTTGGCTCTCCATTTCGGAACAAATCAGTCAAACCGGACGCTATTTCGCACTCAGCATCTGCATATCGATGCAAGTCGGGTTTCTGATATCGTTGTGGCTACTGCGCTTCAAAGCGTGGTTTCTTGCCGCTGCCCATTTGATGGTCGGGGCAACTGCCTTTGGTATTGCGGCCGGCGTTGCAGTGTCTGGCGGCCCCATGATGGCACCAGCGACCCCAATGAATATTCTGCCTATCATCATGGCTTTTGTATTGATCAATAAACGCGCAGGCCTACTCTGGACGCAGATTATCCTGACGCTACATATCGGCTTTATTATCGCCAGCACTCAGGGTTTTGCGTTTCCTCAGCTCCTTAGCGAACGCTCATTACCGATGCAGCACTTATCGCATTGGCTGATTATTTACAGCGCCATGATCGGCTTGATGTTTGTTTATGACTCCCTCAACAGTCGCTTAAAGGCCGAGCGTGACGCAGAGCGCCAGAAATTCCGCCACCTAGCATCACACGACCCGCTCACAAACTTAGCCAACCGCCTGCAATTTGATGACAACCTCGAACAATCTTTACATCGTAGCGACCGTCACAAAAATATGACCGCCCTACTTTTTATCGACTTAGACGGGTTTAAACCCATCAACGACTCTCTGGGTCATGATGCGGGCGATGTGGTACTCAAAACCATCAGCCAGCGTTTGCAAAAAAATTTACGCGGTATGGATACCGTCGCGCGACTGGGTGGCGATGAATTTGGCGTCATTCTTGAAGACATCACCGACATCACCAACTTGAACGACATTGCTTGCAAGTTATTGGAAATCATCGCCCAACCGATTAAGGAACTACCCGAACAACCCGCCGTTAGCGGCAGTATCGGTATTTCATTGTACCCCGCACACACACGTCAAAAGACAACATTGATCAAATATGCGGACACAGCCATGTATGCCGCTAAACGTGATAAAAACCGCTGGTGTCTGTTCTTGCCAGAGATGGTCGATGATACGTTTTTGCAGGAATGA
- the gatB gene encoding Aspartyl/glutamyl-tRNA(Asn/Gln) amidotransferase subunit B, producing the protein MQWETVIGLEIHVQLATQSKIFSGSSTAFGAEPNTQANEVDLALPGTLPVVNQMAVENAIKFGLAIGAEICTHSVFERKNYFYPDSPKGYQTSQMDAPIVGAGEVEISLADGSTKVIRIHHAHLEEDAGKSLHEDFVGMSGIDLNRAGTPLVEIVTEPDISNAEEAVAFAKKLQSIVKSIGISDGEMSQGSMRFDVNISVRLKGDPELGTRTETKNLNSFKFMEEAIALEVERQIEVIEDGGRIVQETRLYDGATGSARSMRSKEEANDYRYFPCPDLLPIEVDAKTIERIRATLPELPDQRQERFVSDYGLSQYDAEILADDADMAAYFETTANACDDAKLAANWVMGDIAALLNKQEISISECPVSAENLGGLIKRIKDGTISSKIAKQVLEAMSAGEGDADAVIDAKGLKQESDEGALEQMVDEVIANNPDQVEQYRNAPPEKRKKMTGFFVGQIMKASKGQANPGIINKILAKKLNG; encoded by the coding sequence ATGCAGTGGGAAACCGTTATTGGCCTTGAAATACATGTTCAACTGGCCACCCAATCCAAGATATTTTCAGGCTCATCTACCGCTTTTGGTGCAGAGCCCAATACCCAAGCAAACGAAGTTGATCTTGCTTTACCAGGCACCCTGCCCGTCGTGAATCAAATGGCCGTTGAAAATGCGATTAAATTCGGATTGGCCATTGGCGCCGAAATTTGCACACATTCTGTGTTCGAACGAAAAAACTACTTCTACCCCGACTCCCCCAAAGGCTACCAAACCAGCCAAATGGACGCGCCTATCGTCGGTGCTGGTGAAGTCGAAATCAGCCTTGCTGATGGCTCCACCAAAGTGATACGCATTCACCATGCGCACCTGGAAGAAGACGCCGGCAAATCGCTGCACGAAGATTTTGTGGGTATGTCAGGCATCGACCTCAACCGTGCCGGCACACCGCTGGTAGAAATCGTTACTGAGCCGGATATCAGCAACGCCGAAGAAGCTGTGGCTTTTGCTAAAAAATTACAATCCATTGTGAAAAGCATCGGTATTTCTGATGGTGAAATGTCACAAGGGTCCATGCGCTTTGACGTCAACATATCTGTTCGCTTAAAAGGCGACCCAGAGCTCGGCACGCGCACAGAAACTAAAAACCTGAACTCGTTCAAATTCATGGAAGAAGCCATCGCACTGGAAGTAGAACGCCAGATTGAAGTCATCGAAGATGGCGGCAGAATCGTTCAGGAAACCCGCCTGTATGATGGTGCAACCGGCTCAGCACGTTCAATGCGAAGCAAAGAAGAAGCCAATGATTACCGCTACTTCCCATGCCCGGATTTACTCCCCATCGAAGTTGACGCAAAAACCATCGAGCGAATCCGCGCCACGTTGCCAGAGTTGCCAGACCAACGCCAAGAGCGTTTTGTCAGTGACTACGGTCTATCGCAATACGATGCAGAAATACTGGCAGACGATGCTGATATGGCAGCCTACTTCGAAACAACCGCCAACGCCTGTGACGACGCCAAACTCGCAGCCAACTGGGTGATGGGCGATATTGCAGCGCTACTCAACAAGCAGGAAATCAGCATCAGCGAATGTCCAGTCAGTGCCGAGAACCTCGGAGGCCTGATCAAACGCATCAAAGATGGCACCATTTCAAGCAAGATCGCCAAACAGGTGCTTGAAGCCATGAGCGCGGGCGAAGGTGATGCCGACGCCGTGATTGACGCCAAAGGACTGAAACAAGAAAGCGATGAAGGTGCACTGGAACAGATGGTTGATGAGGTTATCGCCAACAATCCGGATCAAGTCGAACAATATCGAAACGCGCCGCCGGAAAAACGTAAAAAAATGACCGGCTTTTTTGTTGGCCAGATCATGAAGGCATCCAAAGGTCAGGCAAACCCGGGCATCATCAACAAAATTCTAGCTAAAAAACTTAACGGTTAA
- the gatA gene encoding Glutamyl-tRNA(Gln) amidotransferase subunit A, which translates to MHQKTLTELIQSLQNKDVSSVELTQHYLDRINSLDCSVNSYITVTADRALEQARAADTLLANGEATSPLTGVPLAHKDIFCTDGVRTSAASKMLDNFIAPYNATVIEKFNQAGTVSLGKTNMDEFAMGSSNENSFYGAVKNPWDLERVPGGSSGGSAAAVAAHLAPAATGTDTGGSIRQPAAFCGLTGLKPTYGAVSRYGMIAYASSLDQAGPMARTAEDAALMMNVMAGFDAKDSTSIQREHDNYVADLDKGLDGLKIGMPKEYFSDQLDGNIAAAIDAAVKTYESLGATIQEVTLPQTQNAIPAYYIIAPAEASANLQRFDGVRYGHRCDNPRNLEDLYARTRAEGFGEEVQRRILVGTYALSAGFYDAYYRQAQKIRRLVKNDFNQAFDNVDLILAPTAPSTAFRIGEKSADPVQMYQEDIFTISVNLAGLPAISLPCGEDAGLPIGMQLIGNAFSDSRLLNAAHKYQQATDWHQRVAAFAKQG; encoded by the coding sequence ATGCATCAAAAAACACTGACAGAACTGATTCAGAGTCTGCAAAATAAAGACGTATCAAGTGTCGAGCTGACTCAGCACTACCTTGATCGTATCAATAGCCTCGACTGCAGCGTCAACAGCTATATTACCGTAACGGCCGACCGTGCTCTTGAGCAGGCACGCGCTGCGGATACTCTACTGGCGAATGGAGAAGCAACGTCACCATTAACCGGCGTACCCTTGGCCCACAAAGATATTTTCTGCACTGACGGCGTTCGTACCAGCGCAGCATCAAAAATGCTGGACAACTTCATTGCGCCATACAACGCCACAGTGATCGAAAAATTCAACCAAGCCGGCACAGTTTCTCTGGGCAAAACCAATATGGATGAGTTCGCGATGGGCTCCTCCAATGAGAACAGTTTTTACGGTGCTGTAAAAAACCCTTGGGATCTCGAACGCGTCCCCGGAGGCTCGTCTGGCGGCTCCGCAGCTGCTGTCGCAGCACATCTTGCGCCCGCAGCAACCGGCACCGACACCGGCGGATCTATTCGCCAACCCGCAGCATTCTGTGGCCTCACCGGCTTGAAACCCACCTATGGCGCAGTATCACGCTACGGCATGATCGCCTATGCATCCAGCCTCGACCAGGCAGGCCCAATGGCTCGTACTGCCGAAGATGCAGCCCTGATGATGAATGTGATGGCGGGGTTTGATGCCAAAGACTCCACCAGCATTCAACGCGAACACGACAACTACGTGGCAGATTTAGACAAAGGCCTCGATGGCTTAAAAATCGGCATGCCAAAAGAATACTTCTCCGATCAACTCGACGGCAATATCGCTGCCGCCATTGACGCTGCGGTAAAAACCTACGAATCACTGGGCGCAACCATTCAGGAAGTCACCTTGCCGCAAACCCAGAACGCGATTCCGGCCTACTACATTATCGCGCCTGCTGAAGCCTCAGCTAACCTACAGCGCTTTGACGGTGTTCGCTACGGCCATCGCTGCGATAACCCACGCAATCTTGAAGACCTGTACGCGCGGACACGTGCTGAAGGCTTTGGCGAGGAAGTACAGCGCCGTATTTTAGTCGGAACCTACGCACTATCTGCCGGATTTTATGATGCCTACTATCGTCAGGCGCAAAAGATTCGCCGCCTAGTGAAAAACGATTTCAACCAGGCGTTTGATAACGTCGATTTGATTCTCGCGCCGACTGCGCCATCCACAGCATTTCGCATCGGCGAAAAATCGGCCGACCCGGTACAAATGTACCAGGAAGATATCTTCACCATCTCGGTGAATCTCGCCGGCTTGCCAGCAATCTCCTTGCCATGTGGCGAAGATGCCGGCCTACCCATTGGTATGCAACTGATCGGCAACGCCTTCAGCGATAGTCGGTTACTCAATGCGGCACACAAATATCAACAAGCAACTGACTGGCACCAACGCGTCGCTGCGTTTGCCAAGCAAGGCTAA
- the gatC gene encoding Glutamyl-tRNA(Gln) amidotransferase subunit C produces the protein MSVTKDDIAKVAHLARIRIEDSQVPAVTDSINEILALVDQMQQVDTSQVEPLANPHDAVQILRADEVTAVNQRDKLLANAPNSEAGLFLVPQVIE, from the coding sequence ATGTCCGTAACCAAGGACGACATCGCCAAAGTCGCCCACCTTGCACGTATCCGCATTGAGGATAGTCAGGTGCCCGCTGTCACTGACAGCATTAATGAAATTTTGGCACTGGTCGATCAGATGCAACAAGTGGATACCAGCCAGGTAGAGCCACTGGCCAATCCGCATGACGCAGTACAGATCCTGCGTGCAGACGAGGTCACCGCAGTCAATCAGCGTGACAAGCTACTTGCCAACGCCCCTAATTCCGAAGCTGGCCTGTTCCTTGTGCCACAAGTGATCGAGTAA
- the mreB gene encoding Rod shape-determining protein MreB gives MLFKRIRGLFSNDLSIDLGTANTLIYVRDQGIVLDEPSVVAIRTHNGQKIIEAVGSDAKRMLGRTPGNITAIRPLKDGVIADFQVTEKMLQHFITKVHENKLIAPSPRVLVCVPCQSTQVERRAIRESAYGAGARDVRLIEEPMAAAIGAGLAVEEASGSMVVDIGGGTTEIAIISLNGIVYSDSVRVGGDRFDEAIVGFVRRKYGSLIGDATAERIKEEIGSACDDGEVKIIDVRGRNLAEGVPRSFTLRSDDVLDSLQEPLANIVSSVKSALEQSPPELASDIAERGIVLTGGGALLRDLDKLLARETGLPVVVAEDPLTCVARGGGKAMEIMDMHKLDLLSTD, from the coding sequence ATGCTTTTTAAACGAATTCGTGGTTTGTTTTCTAACGATCTGTCGATTGATCTGGGAACAGCCAATACGCTGATTTACGTGCGCGACCAAGGGATTGTTCTGGATGAGCCTTCTGTTGTTGCTATCCGCACGCATAATGGCCAAAAAATCATCGAAGCTGTTGGCTCCGATGCAAAACGTATGTTGGGGCGCACGCCGGGCAACATTACGGCTATTCGCCCATTGAAAGACGGCGTTATTGCTGACTTCCAAGTGACTGAAAAAATGCTGCAGCATTTTATTACCAAGGTGCACGAAAATAAATTGATCGCGCCGAGCCCGCGAGTATTGGTGTGTGTGCCTTGTCAGTCAACGCAAGTTGAACGACGCGCCATTCGTGAATCTGCCTACGGAGCGGGTGCCCGTGATGTGCGCCTGATCGAAGAACCAATGGCGGCGGCTATCGGTGCCGGCCTAGCAGTTGAAGAAGCCAGTGGTTCGATGGTTGTTGATATCGGTGGCGGTACTACCGAAATTGCGATTATTTCACTTAACGGTATTGTTTATTCGGATTCAGTCAGAGTCGGCGGTGACCGTTTTGATGAGGCGATTGTTGGTTTTGTTCGACGTAAATACGGCAGCTTGATTGGTGATGCCACGGCCGAACGTATTAAAGAAGAAATTGGCAGTGCTTGCGATGATGGTGAAGTGAAAATTATCGACGTACGTGGCCGTAACTTGGCTGAAGGTGTTCCTCGAAGCTTCACACTACGCAGTGATGACGTACTTGATTCGTTGCAGGAACCGCTCGCAAATATTGTTTCCTCAGTAAAAAGTGCATTGGAACAATCTCCACCGGAGTTAGCCAGTGATATTGCCGAGCGCGGTATTGTGTTAACCGGTGGCGGTGCGTTATTACGTGATCTAGATAAACTGCTTGCTCGTGAAACAGGCTTGCCGGTTGTTGTTGCTGAAGATCCTTTGACCTGTGTTGCCCGCGGTGGCGGTAAGGCAATGGAGATTATGGATATGCACAAGCTGGATTTATTGTCGACAGACTAA
- the mreC gene encoding Cell shape-determining protein MreC — protein sequence MLLAAVLYVDHSTDWLKPFKAKVMQWAEPLYIASELPNHLTRWIQGSTSSDDELKVANAQLEAENLVLKGKVQRLVSLAIENVRLRELLNSTSLLEEKVLVGEIISVSAIPQSHHVVLNKGMEDGVFEGQAVIDAKGLFGQVVNVSDTSSQVLLVSDIRHAVPVQVNRNGVRAIAEGTGDFYRLTVPNIAPTTDIEEGDILSTSGLGGIFPVGYPVAQVTSVEHEKGQSYLTIEARPFALLDRSRHVLLLFSREYQNEG from the coding sequence ATGCTGCTAGCGGCGGTTCTGTACGTCGATCATTCCACTGATTGGCTGAAGCCGTTCAAAGCTAAAGTTATGCAGTGGGCTGAGCCTCTCTATATTGCCTCCGAGCTGCCGAACCATCTGACGCGATGGATTCAAGGCAGCACCAGCTCTGATGATGAGCTCAAAGTTGCTAATGCCCAGTTAGAAGCCGAGAACCTTGTGCTTAAAGGTAAGGTTCAACGACTTGTGTCATTGGCGATCGAAAACGTGCGATTGCGCGAGCTGCTAAATTCGACCTCACTTCTTGAAGAAAAAGTGTTAGTTGGCGAAATTATCAGCGTCTCGGCGATTCCTCAATCCCACCATGTGGTTCTGAACAAAGGCATGGAAGATGGTGTCTTTGAAGGCCAGGCCGTTATTGATGCCAAGGGCCTATTTGGGCAAGTGGTTAATGTCTCGGATACCAGTAGTCAGGTGCTGTTGGTTTCCGATATTCGTCATGCCGTGCCGGTGCAGGTGAACCGCAACGGTGTGCGTGCCATTGCTGAAGGCACAGGCGATTTTTATCGTTTAACGGTTCCAAACATTGCACCGACAACCGATATTGAAGAGGGTGATATTTTATCGACCTCCGGTCTTGGTGGCATTTTTCCTGTGGGCTATCCGGTCGCACAAGTTACATCTGTTGAGCACGAAAAAGGTCAGTCTTACCTGACTATTGAAGCTCGCCCTTTTGCCCTACTAGACCGCAGTCGCCACGTGTTGTTGTTGTTCAGTCGGGAATACCAGAATGAAGGCTAA